One region of Jatrophihabitans cynanchi genomic DNA includes:
- a CDS encoding phosphatase PAP2 family protein, with protein sequence MTRCPRPDSPALIAPSRRVAAGVVVAVAVAVLVVLALRYHDGRSAGRFDRTVDGWFTAHVNYRTALWFADLGNGPVVLLLVVLAAAGCLWLRWVRGALLVALAPAAAAAVTEWVVKPLVHRTKDGWLAYPSGHTSGFGALALAVVLLVLGRRALSRAVRATVAVLASLLLLACMLGLIASDYHYATDVIGGFCVALVCVVVTALALDAAGPQAPAWFD encoded by the coding sequence ATGACCCGCTGCCCGAGGCCCGATTCGCCTGCCTTGATCGCGCCGTCGCGCCGCGTTGCTGCCGGGGTGGTCGTCGCGGTCGCGGTGGCCGTGCTGGTCGTCCTGGCGCTGCGGTACCACGACGGCCGGTCCGCCGGGCGGTTCGACCGCACGGTGGACGGGTGGTTCACCGCGCACGTGAACTACCGCACCGCGCTCTGGTTCGCCGACCTGGGAAACGGGCCGGTCGTGCTGCTACTCGTCGTGCTGGCGGCCGCCGGCTGCCTCTGGCTGCGGTGGGTGCGGGGTGCACTGCTGGTGGCGCTCGCGCCGGCGGCCGCGGCCGCGGTGACCGAGTGGGTCGTCAAGCCGCTCGTGCACCGGACCAAGGACGGCTGGTTGGCCTATCCGAGCGGGCACACCAGCGGCTTCGGCGCGCTCGCGCTGGCGGTCGTGCTGCTCGTCCTGGGGCGGCGAGCGTTGTCCCGGGCCGTGCGCGCGACGGTGGCGGTGCTCGCCTCGCTGCTGCTGCTGGCCTGCATGCTCGGGCTGATCGCGTCCGACTACCACTACGCGACGGACGTGATCGGCGGGTTCTGCGTCGCCCTGGTCTGCGTCGTGGTCACGGCGCTGGCACTGGACGCGGCGGGCCCGCAGGCGCCGGCGTGGTTCGATTGA
- a CDS encoding RNA polymerase sigma factor: protein MGGPTAEEFDATLADLLTGDEDAFRRMYRSLNPALVRYLSALVGPGDAEDVASETWAQVCRDLRKFRGDGDGFRGWVSTIGRHRAMDHLRTARRRPQTSGTSEAVLAERPSADQADTDALTAISTQDALALIRTLPQEQAEAVLLRVVMGLDAKTAGHVLGKRAGAVRTAAFRGLRTLAADLDRAMPAEAPGTRPHDADSDIFRALIAEELS, encoded by the coding sequence ATGGGCGGCCCGACCGCGGAGGAATTCGACGCCACGCTGGCTGACCTGCTGACGGGCGACGAGGACGCGTTCCGCCGCATGTACCGGTCACTCAATCCCGCCCTGGTGCGCTACCTGAGCGCACTCGTCGGGCCCGGTGACGCCGAGGACGTCGCCTCCGAGACCTGGGCGCAGGTCTGCCGCGACCTGAGAAAGTTCCGCGGCGACGGCGACGGCTTCCGCGGCTGGGTCAGCACCATCGGCCGGCACCGCGCAATGGACCACCTGCGGACCGCCCGCCGCCGCCCGCAGACGTCGGGAACGAGCGAGGCGGTCCTGGCCGAGCGCCCATCCGCCGATCAGGCCGACACCGATGCGCTCACCGCGATCTCCACCCAGGACGCGCTCGCGCTGATCCGGACGCTGCCACAGGAACAGGCCGAGGCGGTGCTGCTGCGCGTCGTGATGGGGCTGGACGCCAAGACCGCCGGCCACGTGCTCGGCAAGCGGGCCGGGGCGGTACGCACCGCCGCCTTCCGCGGCTTGCGCACCCTGGCCGCGGACCTGGACCGCGCGATGCCGGCCGAGGCGCCCGGAACTCGGCCGCACGACGCCGACAGTGACATTTTCCGCGCCCTCATCGCTGAAGAGTTGTCATGA
- a CDS encoding RidA family protein: protein MKATPRGRFPHSRRVGEFVYVSGTSARRPDNTIAGASVDELGTTSLDIRAQTRAVLDNIKTILADHGAGLTDLVQVTSYLVSMNDFGGYNEVWAEHFDESGPTRTTVAVHQLPHPHLLIEIQAVAYLGDTS from the coding sequence GTGAAGGCAACTCCGCGCGGACGGTTCCCGCACAGTCGGCGGGTCGGCGAGTTCGTGTACGTCAGCGGCACGTCGGCGCGCCGGCCGGACAACACGATCGCGGGCGCATCCGTCGACGAGTTGGGCACCACCAGCCTGGACATCCGCGCCCAGACCCGCGCCGTGCTGGACAACATCAAGACGATCCTGGCCGACCACGGCGCAGGCCTGACCGACCTCGTCCAGGTGACCAGCTACCTGGTCAGCATGAACGACTTCGGCGGCTACAACGAGGTGTGGGCCGAGCACTTCGACGAGTCCGGCCCGACCCGCACCACGGTCGCCGTCCACCAGTTGCCGCACCCGCACCTGCTCATCGAGATCCAGGCCGTCGCGTACCTAGGAGACACGTCGTGA
- a CDS encoding LysR substrate-binding domain-containing protein — protein sequence MDAPRLLDGRLKLRHLRLVDALSEHGSVVGAAAHLRVTQPVLTRALRDLEEILGVSLYDRGPRGITPTLYGSAFTEHARTVLAQLTQAGRHLAELADAGLGTVTVGTHLAGSNLLLPRAIAALKSDRPHLTVVIHEASPEALLADLQAGRVDFVVGRLTGVPAHGTVQRRLYDEPVRLVARRGHPSHRLADPTVADLIDYPWVLPGTETALRRELEQVFLRHDLPLPANRIECTSILTLRNLLVETDMIAALPMLIAQDDARLRPLPISLEPMSHTVGVTGPAERTLSPSAHALLEHLDAVAAGLISPR from the coding sequence ATGGACGCGCCGCGCCTGCTGGACGGCCGCCTCAAGCTGCGGCACCTGCGGCTGGTGGACGCGCTGTCCGAGCACGGCAGCGTGGTCGGGGCCGCCGCGCACCTGCGGGTCACCCAGCCGGTGCTCACCCGCGCGCTTCGCGACCTGGAGGAGATCCTCGGCGTCTCGCTGTACGACCGCGGCCCCCGCGGGATCACCCCGACGCTCTACGGCAGCGCGTTCACCGAGCACGCCCGCACCGTGCTGGCCCAACTCACCCAGGCCGGCCGGCACCTGGCCGAACTCGCCGACGCCGGGCTCGGCACGGTCACCGTGGGTACCCACCTGGCCGGCTCGAACCTGCTGCTGCCACGGGCGATTGCGGCGCTGAAGTCCGACCGTCCGCACCTGACGGTGGTGATCCACGAGGCGAGCCCTGAGGCGTTGCTCGCCGACCTGCAGGCCGGCCGCGTCGACTTCGTGGTCGGCCGGCTGACCGGCGTCCCGGCGCACGGGACGGTGCAGCGCCGGCTGTACGACGAGCCGGTGCGGCTGGTCGCCCGGCGCGGACATCCCAGCCACCGGCTGGCCGATCCGACCGTCGCCGACCTGATCGACTACCCGTGGGTGCTGCCGGGAACCGAGACCGCGCTGCGCCGCGAGCTGGAGCAGGTGTTCCTGCGCCACGACCTGCCGCTGCCGGCGAACCGGATCGAGTGCACCTCGATCCTCACGCTGCGCAACCTGCTGGTCGAGACCGACATGATCGCCGCGCTGCCCATGCTGATCGCACAGGACGACGCCCGGCTGCGGCCGCTGCCGATCTCACTGGAGCCGATGAGCCACACGGTCGGCGTCACCGGGCCGGCCGAGCGCACGCTCAGCCCGTCGGCACACGCCCTGCTCGAGCATCTGGACGCGGTGGCCGCCGGCCTCATCTCGCCGCGGTGA
- a CDS encoding DUF885 domain-containing protein, translated as MNAAEIADRLLADLAPIDTDAAEALGTEPVSLMPALAPADFAARHEAYLRAERALAQPDDDPTAGVLAAALRERVGSELALDEAGFTTALLAPLATPVHAVREVFDKLPRESAGDWERVAAHLAQVPPALQAYAATLRESAGRGHVVAARQVLGAAAQCERWIGPDDFYGRLARSGPDDPRLAAGAAAATRATAEFARFLREELLPLAPERDAAGRELYTVTARAFLGDGVDLDETYAFGWDELARLTAEMNAVARELGATSVEEAAAALDADPARRLHTPDELLGWLQQRVDETVEAIDGVHFDLPAVSRAPQCRISDASAGVMYYSQPDPAFTRPGRIVWAPAETSHTWREVTTLHHEGVPGHHLQIVTALAEPGLHPWQRSMAHVHGYVEGWAHYAERLCGELGLLRDPGERLGMLYGQRWRAARIVIDMGLHLDLPIPPGNGFTEQTHWTPELGVAVLRAASGAEEQAARFEVDRYFGWPGQALSFRIGARLWQQIREAAARRPGFDLRAFHTSALRLGPLGLGPLRKVMLDA; from the coding sequence ATGAACGCGGCCGAGATCGCCGACCGGTTGCTGGCGGACCTGGCACCCATCGACACCGACGCCGCCGAGGCGCTCGGTACCGAACCGGTCTCGTTGATGCCGGCACTCGCGCCGGCCGACTTCGCCGCGCGGCACGAGGCGTACCTGCGTGCCGAACGCGCGCTCGCCCAACCGGATGACGACCCGACCGCGGGCGTGCTTGCCGCAGCGCTGCGCGAGCGGGTGGGCAGCGAACTCGCGCTCGACGAGGCCGGGTTCACCACTGCGCTGCTGGCCCCGCTGGCGACGCCGGTCCACGCGGTCCGCGAGGTCTTCGACAAGCTGCCGCGGGAAAGCGCCGGCGACTGGGAGCGCGTCGCCGCGCACCTCGCGCAGGTTCCGCCGGCGCTGCAGGCCTATGCGGCGACGCTGCGCGAGAGTGCGGGCCGCGGGCACGTCGTGGCCGCCCGCCAGGTGCTCGGCGCCGCCGCTCAGTGCGAGCGCTGGATCGGCCCGGACGACTTCTACGGCCGGCTCGCCAGGTCCGGCCCGGACGATCCGCGCCTGGCCGCCGGCGCCGCGGCGGCTACCCGGGCGACCGCGGAGTTCGCCCGGTTCCTGCGCGAGGAACTGCTGCCGCTGGCGCCGGAACGCGACGCCGCCGGGCGCGAGCTGTACACGGTGACGGCCCGCGCGTTCCTCGGCGACGGTGTCGATCTGGACGAGACGTACGCGTTCGGCTGGGACGAGCTGGCCCGGCTAACCGCGGAGATGAACGCCGTCGCGCGCGAACTCGGCGCGACGTCCGTCGAGGAGGCGGCGGCCGCGCTGGACGCCGACCCGGCGCGCAGGTTGCACACCCCGGACGAACTGCTGGGCTGGCTGCAGCAGCGGGTGGACGAAACGGTCGAGGCGATCGACGGGGTGCACTTCGACCTGCCCGCGGTCTCACGCGCGCCGCAGTGCCGGATCTCCGACGCGTCGGCCGGTGTCATGTACTACTCGCAACCGGACCCGGCGTTCACCCGCCCGGGCCGGATCGTGTGGGCGCCGGCCGAGACCTCGCACACCTGGCGCGAGGTCACCACGCTGCACCACGAGGGGGTTCCGGGCCACCACCTGCAGATCGTCACCGCCCTCGCCGAACCGGGACTGCACCCGTGGCAGCGCTCGATGGCGCACGTGCACGGCTACGTCGAGGGGTGGGCGCACTACGCCGAGCGGCTGTGCGGCGAACTCGGCCTGCTGCGCGATCCGGGCGAGCGGCTCGGCATGTTGTACGGCCAGCGCTGGCGGGCGGCCCGCATCGTGATCGACATGGGGCTGCACCTGGACCTGCCGATCCCGCCCGGGAACGGCTTCACCGAGCAGACCCACTGGACGCCAGAGCTCGGCGTCGCCGTGCTGCGGGCGGCGTCCGGCGCCGAGGAGCAGGCGGCCCGGTTCGAGGTCGACCGCTACTTCGGCTGGCCCGGGCAGGCGCTGTCGTTCCGGATCGGCGCGCGGCTGTGGCAACAGATCCGTGAGGCGGCCGCGCGGCGTCCCGGCTTCGACCTGCGCGCGTTCCACACGTCGGCGCTGCGGCTGGGACCGCTCGGCCTCGGCCCGCTGCGAAAGGTGATGCTCGATGCCTGA
- a CDS encoding TIGR04076 family protein, which translates to MPDMELFDLRVTVERIEGRSVCGLQVGDWFELVNSAELRIPDGKHFCIFALQSVLPLLPAKQRRLPANDWLERDSLVCCPDPDERVVMRIERIGTRTMDSGDLT; encoded by the coding sequence ATGCCTGACATGGAGCTGTTCGACCTGCGGGTCACCGTCGAGCGGATCGAAGGCCGGTCGGTGTGCGGGCTGCAGGTGGGGGACTGGTTCGAGCTGGTGAACAGCGCCGAACTGCGCATCCCCGACGGCAAGCACTTCTGCATCTTCGCGCTGCAGTCCGTGCTGCCGTTGTTGCCCGCCAAGCAGCGCCGGCTGCCCGCGAACGACTGGCTGGAACGTGACTCGCTGGTGTGCTGCCCCGACCCGGACGAGCGGGTGGTCATGCGGATCGAGCGGATCGGCACCCGGACGATGGATTCGGGCGACCTCACCTGA
- a CDS encoding amidohydrolase family protein, with translation MDRVIDVHTHYVPKGWPDLARPDGTGPAVPSLRLESETDALIMLGTREFRRIRSDCWDADVRLADMDADGVRAQVVSPTPVFFSYAHDVRQAARIATIVNDLALEICAPAAGRLVPFCQVPLQDTDAACRELERCLAAGHVGVEIGNHVGDRDLDDEGIATFLQHAASLGAPVFVHPWDMPTSPRLDRWMARWLTGMPAETHLSILAMILGGVFDKVGDDLRICFAHGGGSFAFWVGRMDNAWRARNDIVGTSAYEPSHYLGRFYVDSVVFDERALRLLVDTVGGDRVMVGSDYPYPLGERPAGGLVRGSAFLDDSTRAKILHSNAERFLGTR, from the coding sequence ATGGACCGAGTCATCGACGTCCACACCCACTACGTGCCGAAGGGGTGGCCGGATCTCGCGCGACCCGACGGCACCGGGCCGGCCGTCCCGTCGCTGCGGCTGGAGTCCGAGACCGACGCGCTGATCATGCTCGGGACGCGTGAGTTCCGGCGGATCCGTTCCGACTGCTGGGACGCCGACGTGCGGCTGGCCGACATGGACGCCGACGGAGTGCGGGCGCAGGTCGTCTCGCCGACCCCGGTGTTCTTCTCCTACGCGCACGACGTTCGGCAGGCGGCGCGCATCGCGACCATCGTGAACGATCTGGCGCTGGAGATCTGCGCGCCCGCGGCCGGACGGCTGGTGCCGTTCTGCCAGGTGCCGCTGCAGGACACCGACGCCGCCTGCCGCGAACTGGAACGCTGCCTGGCGGCGGGCCATGTGGGTGTCGAGATCGGCAACCACGTCGGTGACCGCGACCTGGACGACGAGGGCATCGCGACGTTCCTGCAGCACGCGGCCTCGCTCGGCGCGCCGGTGTTCGTGCACCCGTGGGACATGCCGACCTCACCGCGGCTGGACCGGTGGATGGCGCGCTGGCTGACCGGCATGCCCGCCGAGACGCACCTGTCGATCCTCGCGATGATCCTCGGCGGGGTGTTCGACAAGGTCGGTGACGACCTGCGGATCTGCTTCGCGCACGGCGGCGGCTCGTTCGCGTTCTGGGTGGGCCGGATGGACAACGCGTGGCGTGCCCGAAACGACATCGTCGGCACGTCCGCGTACGAACCGTCGCACTACCTGGGCCGGTTCTACGTCGACAGCGTGGTGTTCGACGAGCGGGCGCTCCGGTTGCTCGTCGACACGGTCGGCGGCGACCGGGTGATGGTCGGCAGCGACTACCCGTACCCGCTGGGCGAGCGGCCGGCCGGCGGGCTGGTGCGCGGCAGTGCTTTCCTGGACGACTCGACGAGAGCGAAGATCCTGCACAGCAACGCAGAAAGGTTCCTCGGCACCCGATGA
- a CDS encoding 2-hydroxymuconic semialdehyde dehydrogenase gives MTPRILRNFVAGEFVESGRTWDKIGPVDGTVIARVHEADAALVDRAVSAARAALDGAWGATTVAQRTALLRRVADRIEERFEEFVLAESADTGKPLAQARALDVARAVANFRSFADTVAAAGQPSFMTDLAGGRQALNYAVRKPLGVVAVIVPWNLPLLLLTWKVAPALACGNAVVVKPSEETPSTATLLAEVLDEAGVPAGVYNVVHGFGPDSAGQFLTEHPGIDGVTFTGSSATGAGIMRAVAPRVRPVSFELGGKNAALVFADADLDATLDGLTRSVFANTGQVCLCTERVYVQRPVFDEVAAGLVERARGLRLGRPDDAATTTGPLISAEHREKVLSYYRLAEEVGAKTLVGGAVPSLGDGLDGGWWIEPTLWTGLGNADRPMREEIFGPCAALVPFDTEDEAIALANDTDYGLASSVWTSNLSRGHRVAQAMNVGMSWVNTWFLRDLRSPFGGVGLSGIGREGGVHSLDFYTEPTNVCVQL, from the coding sequence ATGACGCCGCGCATCCTTCGCAACTTCGTGGCCGGTGAGTTCGTCGAGTCCGGCCGTACCTGGGACAAGATCGGGCCGGTCGACGGCACCGTCATCGCCCGGGTGCACGAGGCGGACGCCGCGCTCGTCGACCGCGCCGTGTCCGCGGCCCGCGCCGCCCTCGACGGCGCGTGGGGCGCCACTACCGTCGCGCAGCGAACCGCCCTGCTGCGCCGGGTCGCCGACCGGATCGAGGAGCGGTTCGAGGAGTTCGTCCTCGCCGAGTCGGCCGACACCGGCAAGCCGCTGGCGCAGGCCCGCGCGCTGGACGTGGCCCGGGCGGTGGCGAACTTCCGCTCCTTCGCCGACACGGTGGCCGCGGCCGGGCAGCCCTCGTTCATGACCGACCTGGCGGGCGGCCGGCAGGCGCTGAACTACGCGGTGCGCAAGCCGCTCGGCGTGGTCGCGGTGATCGTGCCGTGGAACCTGCCGCTGTTGCTGCTCACCTGGAAGGTCGCGCCGGCGCTGGCCTGTGGCAATGCGGTGGTGGTCAAGCCGAGCGAGGAGACGCCGTCGACCGCCACGCTGCTGGCCGAGGTACTGGACGAGGCAGGTGTGCCCGCCGGGGTCTACAACGTGGTGCACGGCTTCGGGCCCGATTCGGCCGGCCAGTTCCTCACCGAGCACCCCGGCATCGACGGCGTGACGTTCACCGGTTCGTCGGCCACGGGTGCGGGCATCATGCGCGCGGTGGCGCCGCGGGTGCGTCCGGTGTCCTTCGAGTTGGGCGGCAAGAACGCCGCGCTGGTGTTCGCCGACGCCGACCTGGACGCGACGCTGGACGGCCTGACCCGGTCGGTGTTCGCGAACACCGGGCAGGTGTGCCTGTGCACCGAGCGGGTGTACGTGCAGCGGCCGGTGTTCGACGAGGTGGCGGCCGGGCTGGTCGAGCGGGCTCGGGGGCTGCGGCTCGGCCGTCCGGACGACGCGGCGACCACGACCGGCCCACTGATCTCGGCCGAGCACCGCGAGAAGGTGCTGTCGTACTACCGGCTCGCCGAGGAGGTGGGCGCGAAGACGCTGGTCGGCGGCGCGGTTCCGTCGCTCGGTGACGGCCTCGACGGCGGCTGGTGGATCGAGCCGACGTTGTGGACCGGGCTGGGCAACGCCGACCGCCCGATGCGCGAGGAGATCTTCGGCCCGTGCGCCGCGCTCGTCCCGTTCGACACCGAGGACGAGGCGATCGCGCTGGCCAACGACACCGACTACGGGCTGGCGTCCTCGGTCTGGACGAGCAACCTATCCCGCGGGCACCGCGTCGCGCAGGCGATGAACGTCGGCATGTCGTGGGTGAACACGTGGTTCCTGCGCGACCTGCGTTCGCCGTTCGGCGGCGTCGGGTTGTCCGGCATCGGCCGCGAGGGCGGCGTGCACTCGCTGGACTTCTACACCGAACCCACCAACGTCTGCGTCCAACTGTGA
- a CDS encoding 3-hydroxyanthranilate 3,4-dioxygenase translates to MINLQPINFPKWIEDNRHLLKPPVGNKTMTVGNDFIVMIVGGPNSRTDYHVDPYEEWFYQLEGNIHVDLMVDGRPESVHIGPGETWLLPGNTPHSPQRPEPGSVGLVIERVREEGTLEKFQWYCPNCDALVHEVELQVRDIVVDLPPVFTAFYEDEAARVCKNCGHVHPGRVANGG, encoded by the coding sequence GTGATCAACCTGCAGCCGATCAACTTCCCGAAGTGGATCGAGGACAACCGGCACCTGCTCAAGCCGCCGGTGGGCAACAAGACGATGACGGTGGGCAACGACTTCATCGTGATGATCGTCGGCGGCCCCAACTCGCGCACCGACTACCACGTCGACCCGTACGAGGAGTGGTTCTACCAGCTCGAGGGGAACATCCACGTCGACCTGATGGTCGACGGCAGGCCCGAGTCGGTGCACATCGGTCCCGGCGAGACGTGGCTGCTGCCGGGCAACACGCCGCACTCGCCGCAGCGGCCCGAGCCCGGTTCGGTCGGCCTGGTCATCGAGCGGGTGCGCGAGGAGGGCACGCTGGAGAAGTTCCAGTGGTACTGCCCGAACTGCGACGCCCTGGTGCACGAGGTCGAACTGCAGGTGCGCGACATCGTCGTCGACCTGCCGCCCGTGTTCACCGCGTTCTACGAGGACGAGGCCGCGCGCGTCTGCAAGAACTGCGGGCACGTGCACCCCGGCCGAGTCGCGAACGGCGGCTGA
- a CDS encoding FAD-dependent oxidoreductase, with protein MAEQQRVAVVGAGLAGCLLATLLGRRGIAVSVYERREDPRVTGAERGRSINLAISARGLDALEHVGLREQALGQALPMHGRMIHGTDGTQGFQSYSADGTRAINSISRSELNHALLDAAEKTPGVTLHFGRRLRDVDLNTGTLAFDDGTSAPADIVLASDGSYSAARRAVTFREGFTFSQDYLEHGYKELTIPAQNGAPAANGGVAGGGSKFALDPDALHIWPRGESMMIALPNLDRSFTCTLFWPKGELAALQTDEQITGYFRTHYPDAAPLMPTLVEDYRLNPVGSLVTVKAWPWVHHGGSATLALVGDAAHAIVPFFGQGANCALEDCVEIDRCLGEFGGDWQRALAEYERRRKANCDAIAEMALDNFVEMRDRVNSPVYRAKMAGQHFLERRLPGHYVSRYELVSFTTMPYARIPARMRRQGRLTAVAGAGLLAGTLAIVRRALR; from the coding sequence ATGGCTGAGCAGCAGCGCGTCGCCGTCGTCGGGGCGGGCCTCGCCGGCTGCCTGCTCGCCACTCTGCTCGGCCGGCGTGGCATCGCGGTGAGCGTCTACGAGCGGCGCGAGGACCCGCGGGTGACCGGCGCCGAGCGGGGCCGTTCGATCAACCTGGCGATCTCCGCACGCGGCCTGGACGCGCTCGAGCACGTGGGGCTGCGCGAGCAGGCGCTCGGCCAGGCGCTGCCGATGCACGGGCGGATGATCCACGGCACCGACGGCACGCAGGGCTTTCAGTCCTACAGCGCGGACGGGACGCGGGCGATCAACTCGATCAGCCGCAGCGAGCTCAACCATGCGCTGCTGGACGCCGCCGAGAAGACGCCCGGCGTCACGCTGCACTTCGGCCGCCGGCTGCGCGACGTGGACCTCAACACCGGCACGCTGGCGTTCGACGACGGCACCAGCGCACCGGCCGACATCGTGCTGGCCAGCGACGGCTCGTACAGCGCCGCGCGCAGGGCGGTGACCTTCCGCGAGGGCTTCACGTTCAGCCAGGACTACCTCGAGCACGGCTACAAGGAGCTGACGATCCCGGCGCAGAACGGGGCTCCCGCCGCCAATGGGGGCGTAGCCGGCGGGGGAAGCAAGTTCGCGCTCGACCCGGACGCGCTGCACATCTGGCCGCGCGGCGAGTCGATGATGATCGCGCTGCCCAACCTGGACCGCTCGTTCACCTGCACGCTGTTCTGGCCCAAGGGCGAGCTGGCCGCGCTGCAGACCGACGAGCAGATCACCGGCTACTTCCGCACGCACTACCCGGACGCCGCCCCGCTGATGCCCACGCTGGTCGAGGACTACCGGCTCAACCCGGTCGGATCCCTGGTCACGGTCAAGGCGTGGCCCTGGGTGCATCACGGTGGATCCGCGACATTGGCGCTGGTCGGCGACGCCGCGCACGCGATCGTCCCGTTCTTCGGCCAGGGCGCGAACTGTGCATTGGAGGACTGCGTCGAGATCGATCGTTGCCTGGGCGAGTTCGGCGGCGACTGGCAGCGGGCGCTGGCCGAGTACGAGCGGCGGCGCAAGGCCAACTGCGACGCGATCGCCGAGATGGCGCTGGACAACTTCGTCGAAATGCGGGACCGGGTGAACTCGCCGGTGTACCGAGCGAAGATGGCCGGGCAGCACTTCCTGGAAAGGCGGCTACCCGGCCACTACGTCTCGCGCTACGAGCTGGTGTCGTTCACGACGATGCCCTACGCGCGCATCCCGGCACGGATGCGGCGGCAGGGCCGGCTGACAGCCGTCGCCGGTGCCGGGCTGCTGGCTGGCACGCTCGCGATAGTGCGTCGCGCGCTTCGGTGA
- the kynU gene encoding kynureninase: protein MTTLGPSAGRHAATDPATGPTRAEALDAADPVPSHRSEFHVPPDPSGRYAEAAYFAGNSLGLQPRVIRERLHSELDDWARLGVEGHTEGTRPWVSYHELLREPAARLVGALPREVVVMNSLTVNLHLMMISFYRPTAERHAIVIEDSAFPSDSYAVRSQAAFHGYDPDEAVIRLRPRDGEAALRTEDIAEFLGTHGDRVALVLLGAVNYYSGEFLDIPAVTAAGRAAGAVVGWDLAHAAGNVPLRLHDWDVDWAAWCSYKYLNSGPGSLAGAFVHERHLADRSLPKLAGWWSTDPATRFRMDPVVTPVDSADSWQLSNPPILSMAAVLASLEMFDAVGLDALRDRSIRLTGYLETLLDQLCAGREVELLTPRDPQRRGAQLSVRIGGLRASEVSQWLRAEHGVFADARNPDVIRLAPAPMYNTFHDCWRAATALASVMDDHG, encoded by the coding sequence ATGACCACTCTTGGCCCCTCAGCAGGGCGACACGCCGCGACGGACCCTGCAACGGGGCCAACCCGGGCGGAGGCGCTGGACGCGGCCGACCCGGTGCCCTCGCATCGGTCCGAGTTCCACGTCCCGCCGGACCCGTCCGGCCGCTACGCCGAGGCGGCCTACTTCGCCGGCAACTCGCTCGGCCTGCAGCCGCGGGTGATCCGCGAGCGGCTGCACAGCGAACTCGACGACTGGGCGCGGCTCGGCGTGGAGGGCCACACCGAAGGCACGCGGCCCTGGGTGAGCTACCACGAACTGCTGCGCGAGCCGGCCGCCCGGCTGGTGGGGGCGCTGCCCCGCGAGGTCGTCGTGATGAACTCGCTGACGGTGAACCTGCACCTGATGATGATCAGCTTCTACCGGCCGACCGCCGAGCGGCACGCGATCGTGATCGAGGACAGCGCGTTCCCGTCGGACAGTTACGCGGTGCGTAGCCAGGCCGCCTTCCACGGCTACGACCCGGACGAGGCGGTGATCAGGCTGCGTCCGCGCGACGGGGAGGCGGCACTGCGCACCGAGGACATCGCCGAATTCCTTGGCACGCATGGCGATCGGGTCGCACTCGTGCTGCTCGGCGCGGTGAACTACTACAGCGGGGAGTTCCTCGACATCCCGGCCGTCACCGCGGCCGGGCGCGCGGCGGGCGCGGTGGTCGGCTGGGACCTCGCCCACGCGGCGGGCAACGTCCCGCTGCGACTGCACGACTGGGACGTCGACTGGGCCGCCTGGTGCTCGTACAAGTACCTCAACAGCGGACCCGGCTCGCTGGCCGGCGCGTTCGTGCACGAACGGCACCTCGCCGATCGGTCGCTGCCCAAACTGGCCGGCTGGTGGTCGACCGATCCGGCCACCCGGTTCCGTATGGACCCGGTCGTCACGCCGGTCGACAGCGCCGACTCGTGGCAGCTGTCCAACCCTCCGATCCTGTCGATGGCCGCTGTCCTGGCGTCCCTGGAGATGTTCGACGCGGTGGGCCTGGATGCCTTGCGGGACAGGTCGATCCGGCTCACCGGGTACCTCGAGACGCTGCTCGATCAGCTCTGTGCCGGGCGCGAGGTGGAGCTGCTCACCCCGCGCGACCCGCAACGCCGCGGCGCGCAGCTGTCGGTGCGCATCGGTGGCCTGCGCGCGAGCGAGGTCAGCCAGTGGCTGCGCGCCGAGCACGGCGTGTTCGCCGACGCACGCAACCCGGACGTCATCCGGCTCGCGCCTGCGCCGATGTACAACACTTTCCACGACTGCTGGCGCGCGGCCACCGCGCTCGCCTCGGTGATGGACGACCATGGCTGA